In Candidatus Electrothrix scaldis, the genomic window GAAGGGGTCGGTCACACTCCAACGGAGATAATACTTATCCCATTGCAGCCGCATCAACTTGGTATCTCCGGGATAGCTGGATTCATACACGCCGTCTTCCATGCTGAGGGAAAAACTCTCGCCTGCGGCATACTTGTCCTCCACCTTTTTCACGATATGCTCGGCTGTCTCCGGGGCTGTTAAGGGGATACGAAAAATGTCCTTATTCATATCCCTGACATATTTTCCCAAAGCATGTCCTGTGGGTGGAAAATCGCCCTTGCCCAGTGTCATAAAATTACGCCGCTGAAAATCCTTTTTTCCAGTCTGATCCCCGAGCCAGGAAATCCAGTAGGACCGGATCTCAAAGGGCGGGGCATAGGCATACTCCAGATCATTGATGGTCAGGCGGGGCTGCCTGGGGATACATTCGCCGAATTCCGTGGGCAGATACCAGCGACAGCCCCAGCGGTGCAGAAGTTCTATGACGGCAAAATAATGACTGAGATCATTACTGCCAGCCAGATAGACCCGATTTTCTTTCCGTTGAAGGACAATGGAGTCGCTGCGCAAAAGCCCTTTCACCGTAACCGGCTTTTTCAGAGCACTGGCAAGGGAAGAGTCTGCCTTTAAGGCCTCCTGTCCGATAAGAAAAACAGGGTGTTTTCCCTGAAGAGCGGCAGCAATAGTCTCGGCTGTATTGGCGATGGTGGGTGTTGCTCCGGACATCATCTTGATATATTTTGCCAGATCCTCAGCAGCCAACCGCTCGTTAGTACCTGCCTTTTCCGCAACAACGATAACGGCAGTTGTCTTGCCCTTATCTGCAATGACCAACTCCTGTGAGGCAGGAGCCTTCTTTGCCTGAATTACAGGAGATAATTGCTCCGACCAACTCGGCTTTGCGATAGAAACAACAATCCCCAAAAGAAGAGCTGTAACAGCCAGCAACCATTTTTGGATCATTGCTAAAGGCATGGGTTGCCCTTGTTACCCTTTTACCGTCTCTGTGAACAGATACACCCAAAACCCGATATATTCCTTGATGCCCTTGGTCGTCATCTCCAGAGCTGAGGCCCGGGGCAGCCAGTCCAGCACAGAAGATGGGTGCTCAACCACCTGATAATCCGTAGCTGCCGGGATCACAGTTATCCCTAAGCGGTTGAACATCGCTTCGGCCCGGCGCATATGACTGGCCGAAGTCACCAGCAAGATATTTCTGATTCCTCTTTGCTGAAAAATCTCCTGGCAATACAGGGCATTCTGCTGGGTATTTCTGCTTTTTGTCTCCAATAACATATCTTCCTTTGAGATACCAAACAACTCAAGAATATCAGCCATAGCCTCGGCCCCGGATTGATACCCCGGAGCATTACCAGCGGATAAAATAAGAAGCGGAGCCTTTCCCGCCTTAAATAATCGCGCACCATGAACGAGCCGGTCAACAGCCTCTCCAAGGTCGGTCAGGCCGGTTCCGGGGACCATTCCTCGGGTCATCCCACCTAAAATGACAATTGCCTCAGCCCTGAGTGTCTCCTGAACAGCAATTGGTGG contains:
- a CDS encoding YdcF family protein; the protein is MGYLLTKLLPLPVYPLGMGIVLIFASFILLRGNRRWLAGMTLLLSVIVLWGASTRKTAEFVMYSLERHYPPIAVQETLRAEAIVILGGMTRGMVPGTGLTDLGEAVDRLVHGARLFKAGKAPLLILSAGNAPGYQSGAEAMADILELFGISKEDMLLETKSRNTQQNALYCQEIFQQRGIRNILLVTSASHMRRAEAMFNRLGITVIPAATDYQVVEHPSSVLDWLPRASALEMTTKGIKEYIGFWVYLFTETVKG